AAACGCCATCATGATTCCCGCGATGACCGAATTTCTGATATTGGGCAATAGCACCCTGCGATAAGTCTCCCATCGTGTTTTCCCCAGTGTAAATGCCGCATCTGTATAACTTTTGGGTAATCCTTCCAATGCAGAAATCACCGGATTGGCCAGAAAGGGCAGACTAAAGATTACTGACCCCAGCACGAGGCCTGCAAAACTGAATGCTACCCGAAAATGCAGCCATTCCCCCAATAGTTTTCCTGTAAATCCTTCCGGGCGAAAGGCGACCAGAAGATAGTATCCCAAAACTGTAGGGGGAAGTACCAATGGAAGACTGATCAGGGCTTTGGCCAATGGGCGGACTTTCGATCCGTGAAAATGCAGCAGGTAGATGATGGGAAACCCCAGCAATACCAAAATGACCGTGGTAATAACCGCTAATTTTACACTCAAATACAAAGGTAACCAGACCATGCGACAAAAGTAGGGATTAGTTATG
The Bacteroidia bacterium DNA segment above includes these coding regions:
- the modB gene encoding molybdate ABC transporter permease subunit, with the translated sequence MSVKLAVITTVILVLLGFPIIYLLHFHGSKVRPLAKALISLPLVLPPTVLGYYLLVAFRPEGFTGKLLGEWLHFRVAFSFAGLVLGSVIFSLPFLANPVISALEGLPKSYTDAAFTLGKTRWETYRRVLLPNIRNSVIAGIMMAFAHTMGEFGLVLMIGGSIPGETKVASIALFEEMTSLHYAAADQYALVLLGISAALLAGVYIFSREKRTTLF